One Paraburkholderia agricolaris DNA segment encodes these proteins:
- a CDS encoding OsmC family protein: protein MTLAIASAISDADAPNYLVKVDAGTHSLLGDEGPREGGQDSGPAPFEFVLSGLAACTAATLRMYMQRKAWPGGRIKVDTELHVERDGGQFIRRTVSVEGPLDDSQRNRLAEICEKTPVTLFIKRGTRIDTTVQ from the coding sequence ATGACTCTCGCGATCGCAAGCGCCATCTCGGACGCAGACGCGCCCAACTATCTCGTCAAAGTCGATGCAGGCACACACAGCCTGCTCGGTGATGAAGGGCCGCGAGAAGGCGGCCAGGATAGCGGCCCGGCGCCCTTCGAATTCGTGCTCTCGGGTCTCGCGGCATGCACGGCCGCCACGCTGCGGATGTACATGCAGAGAAAGGCCTGGCCGGGCGGCCGGATCAAGGTCGACACGGAATTGCACGTCGAGCGCGACGGCGGCCAATTCATTCGGCGCACCGTTTCGGTAGAGGGCCCTCTCGACGATAGCCAGCGCAACCGCCTCGCCGAGATCTGCGAGAAAACGCCGGTCACCCTGTTCATCAAACGGGGCACCCGGATCGACACGACCGTGCAGTGA
- a CDS encoding cyanate transporter, with product MNSHSSATSARTDATPASHALTWRDALWLGVIVVIGINLRPLLTSISPLMTTIRAATGLSFYGASLLTSLPVVAMGIGAFGAGALTRTIGETRGVALGLLAIGLACGARWATAASGAGLLLTAALAGVGVAAIQALLPAVMKQRFHTRVPLAMGVFSASIMGGGGLGARLSPWVSNATGSWHAGLAVWAIPALIAVICWLGLNLRSSAGVAAQPAVTRPVAPLLWRKRRAWTLGLYFGIVNGGYTTLVAWLPAFYQQRGVSVTDSGSLLASMTMFQAAAALLLPLAAAPFRDRRPWLVLGLSAQFVGLLGLILWPDAAPLVWVGVAGAGLGGTFSLTLVTAMDHSADHRVAGKLVAFTQGVGFIVAAVAPVFAGIVRGWSGGFGAAWIMLAVSIAAMIAVSCLFSPRSYARWY from the coding sequence GTGAATTCGCACTCCAGCGCCACTTCAGCCCGTACCGACGCCACCCCTGCATCCCACGCGCTGACGTGGCGTGATGCCTTGTGGCTGGGCGTGATCGTGGTGATCGGCATCAACTTGCGACCCTTGCTGACGTCGATCAGCCCATTGATGACGACGATCCGCGCGGCAACCGGCCTGAGCTTCTACGGCGCGTCATTGCTGACGAGCCTGCCGGTTGTCGCGATGGGCATCGGCGCATTCGGTGCCGGTGCGCTGACCCGTACGATCGGCGAGACGCGCGGCGTCGCGCTCGGTTTGCTGGCGATCGGCCTGGCTTGCGGCGCGCGCTGGGCAACGGCAGCAAGCGGCGCCGGCCTGTTGTTGACGGCTGCGCTGGCGGGCGTCGGTGTCGCGGCGATTCAGGCTCTGCTGCCTGCGGTCATGAAGCAGCGCTTCCATACGCGGGTGCCGTTGGCAATGGGTGTCTTCTCGGCATCGATCATGGGTGGCGGCGGACTGGGGGCGCGCCTGAGTCCATGGGTGAGCAACGCAACGGGATCGTGGCATGCGGGGCTCGCGGTATGGGCTATTCCTGCGCTGATCGCAGTGATCTGCTGGTTGGGTCTGAATCTTCGGTCTTCGGCCGGCGTTGCAGCACAGCCCGCTGTCACGCGCCCCGTGGCGCCTCTTTTGTGGCGCAAACGGCGCGCGTGGACACTTGGCCTTTACTTTGGCATCGTCAACGGTGGGTACACGACGCTCGTCGCGTGGTTGCCCGCGTTTTATCAGCAGCGTGGCGTGAGTGTCACGGATAGCGGCTCGTTGCTTGCCAGCATGACGATGTTTCAGGCAGCAGCAGCTTTATTGCTTCCGCTGGCCGCAGCGCCATTCCGGGACCGGCGGCCGTGGCTGGTTCTGGGCTTGTCCGCCCAGTTCGTCGGCTTGCTCGGGTTGATCCTATGGCCCGATGCGGCGCCGTTGGTCTGGGTCGGCGTTGCCGGCGCCGGACTTGGCGGGACGTTCTCGTTGACACTCGTGACCGCCATGGATCATTCGGCCGATCATCGCGTCGCGGGAAAACTGGTCGCGTTCACTCAGGGTGTCGGGTTTATCGTCGCCGCCGTCGCGCCCGTTTTTGCCGGGATCGTTCGCGGCTGGAGCGGCGGGTTTGGGGCTGCATGGATCATGCTCGCAGTTAGCATAGCCGCCATGATTGCAGTCAGCTGTCTGTTCTCACCCCGCAGTTACGCGCGGTGGTATTGA
- a CDS encoding DUF1488 domain-containing protein yields MQILFPNETPEYSGRELTLAFPAMVDGQRVECMITAEALEDHFGAASPRLEDMVGAFDAHRARIEAATRRLLSETRAQCLVLRSGYVRFYEANWRN; encoded by the coding sequence ATGCAGATCCTATTCCCGAACGAAACCCCTGAATATTCAGGTCGCGAACTTACCTTGGCGTTTCCGGCAATGGTCGATGGGCAAAGGGTGGAATGCATGATCACAGCCGAGGCGCTGGAAGACCACTTTGGCGCCGCCTCGCCGCGTCTGGAAGACATGGTCGGCGCATTCGACGCGCACCGGGCCCGGATCGAAGCAGCGACGAGACGTCTGCTATCGGAAACGCGGGCGCAATGTCTGGTGCTGAGAAGCGGTTACGTGCGCTTCTATGAAGCGAACTGGCGCAACTGA
- the infA gene encoding translation initiation factor IF-1 — translation MAKEELLELDGIVDEVLPDSRYRVTLDNGVVVGAYASGRMRKNHIRILAGDRVTLELSVYDLTKGRINFRHKDERATGGGGARNTQFRRR, via the coding sequence ATGGCGAAAGAAGAACTGCTTGAACTTGACGGTATCGTCGACGAAGTACTTCCGGATAGTCGTTACCGCGTGACGCTCGACAACGGCGTCGTGGTTGGCGCTTACGCATCCGGACGCATGCGCAAGAATCACATCCGTATTCTCGCGGGCGACCGCGTGACGCTGGAACTGTCGGTTTACGATCTGACCAAAGGCCGGATCAATTTCCGTCACAAAGACGAGCGCGCCACCGGTGGCGGCGGCGCACGCAATACGCAATTCCGTCGCCGTTAA
- a CDS encoding YqaE/Pmp3 family membrane protein produces the protein MRLLLAIILPWFQFFTIGRPFAGIICLILQITLIGWIPAAIWSVYALSQYNTDKKIARAMGNGR, from the coding sequence ATGCGTTTATTGCTTGCCATCATTCTGCCGTGGTTTCAGTTCTTCACGATTGGCCGGCCGTTTGCCGGCATCATCTGCCTGATCTTGCAGATCACGTTGATCGGCTGGATTCCGGCCGCGATCTGGTCGGTGTATGCGTTGAGCCAGTACAACACCGACAAGAAAATCGCCCGCGCGATGGGCAACGGCCGTTGA
- a CDS encoding sigma-54-dependent Fis family transcriptional regulator codes for MTHRPATPPAVGRPDVIAQAHARSLEVGLRASETPDFQPLRRVALRELVDRNQSLYTHALPVMETLHAQIVDTQSMVLLTDNHGVILHSLGDSDFVEKANRVALCPGVSWAEADRGTNAIGTALVDGQPTVVHAGEHFLHANRILTCSCAPIADPFGRTIGALDVSGDTRGFHKHTLALVRMSAQMIENHLFSNQFADAIRVHFHARAEFIGTLYEGLAAFAPDGTFLSANRSALFQFGQPLAGLQRQRFDALFGTAFAQLLQQIARAPGESVELTLPSGVRVVARGEFAAPRYVASAEALPDAARATASNGARAAGRPYEATPPAPPATLETLDTGDTQVSTILRRVAKLRGRDIPILVLGKTGTGKEWLARAIHHDSPRRCAPFVALNCASLPDTLIEAELFGYEDGAFTGAKKRGSVGKIVQADGGTLFLDEIGDMPLAQQVRLMRVLQERNVVPLGGTRAIPVDLRIVCATHRNLREMIEAGTFREDLYYRINGLVVTLPALSERSDLAVLVERMLALQPDGERLPRRVSDEVLERFAQCRWPGNLRQLANVLRTASIMAEGAEQIELEDLPEDFLQDCRDLAADVRGQPLVSRSGHSGNANGGDGRERQAAPMNASPARMEDWQATLIAQTLERLDGNVSAAARELGLARNTVYRYLRRGNTTH; via the coding sequence TTGACTCATCGTCCTGCCACGCCACCCGCCGTCGGTCGTCCAGATGTCATCGCGCAGGCTCACGCCCGCTCGCTCGAAGTCGGCTTGCGGGCGTCGGAAACGCCGGACTTTCAGCCGCTGCGCCGCGTCGCGCTGCGTGAGCTTGTCGATCGCAATCAGTCGCTCTATACGCACGCGCTCCCCGTCATGGAGACCCTGCACGCGCAGATCGTCGACACGCAAAGCATGGTGCTGCTTACCGACAATCACGGCGTGATTCTCCACAGTCTCGGCGACAGCGACTTCGTTGAAAAAGCCAATCGCGTCGCGCTGTGCCCGGGCGTGTCATGGGCCGAAGCGGATCGCGGCACAAACGCGATCGGCACCGCGCTCGTCGACGGGCAGCCAACCGTCGTGCATGCCGGCGAGCATTTCCTGCACGCGAACCGGATCCTGACCTGTTCGTGCGCGCCGATCGCGGATCCGTTCGGGCGCACCATCGGCGCGCTCGATGTCAGCGGCGACACGCGCGGCTTCCACAAGCACACGCTTGCGCTCGTGCGGATGTCGGCGCAGATGATCGAAAATCACCTGTTCTCCAATCAGTTCGCCGACGCCATTCGTGTCCACTTTCACGCACGCGCCGAATTCATCGGTACGCTGTACGAAGGACTTGCCGCCTTTGCGCCGGACGGCACGTTCCTGTCCGCGAATCGCAGCGCGCTGTTTCAATTCGGCCAGCCACTCGCCGGCCTGCAAAGACAGCGCTTCGATGCGCTGTTCGGTACCGCCTTCGCCCAGCTGCTGCAACAGATCGCCCGGGCGCCCGGCGAAAGCGTCGAGTTGACCTTGCCAAGCGGTGTGCGGGTGGTCGCACGCGGTGAATTTGCCGCGCCACGTTATGTGGCTTCGGCGGAAGCCCTGCCTGACGCGGCGCGTGCAACCGCTTCCAACGGCGCACGTGCTGCGGGACGACCTTACGAAGCTACGCCACCCGCACCGCCCGCCACACTCGAAACGCTCGATACCGGTGACACCCAAGTCTCCACCATCCTGCGACGAGTCGCCAAGCTGCGCGGCCGCGATATTCCGATTCTCGTGCTCGGCAAAACCGGCACCGGCAAGGAATGGCTCGCCCGCGCGATCCATCACGATTCGCCCCGACGCTGCGCACCCTTCGTTGCGTTGAATTGCGCATCCTTGCCCGATACGTTGATCGAAGCGGAACTGTTCGGCTATGAGGACGGCGCGTTCACTGGCGCAAAGAAACGCGGCAGCGTCGGCAAGATCGTGCAGGCCGACGGCGGCACGCTTTTTCTCGACGAAATCGGCGATATGCCGCTCGCCCAGCAAGTGCGCCTGATGCGCGTCCTGCAGGAGCGCAACGTCGTGCCGCTCGGTGGCACGCGGGCGATTCCGGTCGATCTGCGCATCGTCTGCGCGACTCACCGCAATCTGCGCGAAATGATTGAAGCCGGCACTTTCCGCGAAGACCTGTATTACCGGATCAACGGCCTCGTCGTCACCCTGCCGGCGCTGAGCGAGCGCAGCGATCTGGCAGTGCTCGTCGAGCGCATGCTGGCCTTGCAACCGGATGGCGAGCGTTTGCCGCGGCGCGTATCCGATGAGGTTCTGGAGCGGTTTGCGCAATGCCGCTGGCCCGGCAATCTGCGGCAACTGGCTAACGTGCTGCGCACCGCAAGCATCATGGCCGAAGGCGCGGAGCAGATCGAACTGGAAGATTTGCCGGAGGATTTTCTGCAGGATTGCAGGGATTTGGCAGCCGACGTCCGCGGTCAGCCGTTGGTGTCACGCTCAGGCCACTCCGGCAATGCTAACGGGGGTGATGGGCGTGAACGACAGGCCGCACCCATGAATGCGTCGCCCGCCCGGATGGAAGACTGGCAGGCCACCTTGATCGCGCAAACGCTCGAGCGGCTGGACGGCAATGTGTCGGCTGCCGCGCGCGAGTTGGGACTGGCGCGAAATACGGTGTATCGGTATCTGCGGCGCGGAAACACGACGCATTGA
- a CDS encoding NAD(P)/FAD-dependent oxidoreductase, with protein sequence MFHQSAEHVASYYARTYPGPIPLRPALEERLDCDVLIVGAGFSGLHTALRLALAGKRVTLLEASRVAWAASGRNGGQALLGWSCDMPPLEAALGLKRTRRLWDSMCWAAAEIRELPQRHGFDADYRAGSLWAAVLPRRVALLQQAQREAEEKWGYDRMRFIPREEMPAWIASGRYQAALYDPEAGHLNPLKLAQGLAAAIEQAGGRIFEQSRVLDYGETPGGLGGYVARTDKGAVRADILVLACNAYIDRLDRQLARRMLPVGTYQVATAPLQADLARSLLPRNSCVIDNQFVPDYFRLSPDNRLLFGGGCTYAGGIPKDIAAATRPYLERAFPQLRGVELEFAWGGHIDISMKRTPDIGRQGERYWLQGYSGHGVLPTLAAARAVADAILGDDNLLDLYRSIDNPPFPGGALLAAPLEVMGKTWYRLRDRI encoded by the coding sequence ATGTTCCACCAGTCCGCCGAGCACGTCGCGAGCTACTACGCGCGCACTTATCCTGGCCCGATTCCGCTGCGCCCGGCTCTGGAAGAGCGCCTGGACTGCGACGTACTTATCGTCGGCGCAGGTTTCAGCGGCTTGCATACGGCGCTACGCCTCGCTCTGGCGGGCAAGCGTGTGACCTTGCTGGAGGCAAGCCGGGTGGCGTGGGCGGCTTCCGGGCGCAATGGCGGTCAGGCGCTGCTCGGCTGGTCCTGCGATATGCCGCCGCTGGAAGCGGCGCTGGGGCTGAAACGTACCCGTCGGCTATGGGACAGCATGTGCTGGGCCGCCGCAGAAATACGGGAGTTGCCGCAGCGGCATGGCTTCGATGCGGACTATCGCGCCGGCAGTCTGTGGGCGGCGGTGCTGCCGCGCCGCGTTGCGCTGCTGCAGCAGGCGCAGCGGGAGGCCGAGGAGAAGTGGGGCTACGACCGGATGCGCTTCATTCCTCGTGAGGAGATGCCGGCGTGGATTGCGAGCGGGCGCTACCAGGCGGCGCTCTACGATCCCGAGGCGGGCCACCTGAATCCGCTAAAGCTGGCCCAGGGTCTGGCGGCGGCGATCGAACAGGCCGGTGGACGTATCTTCGAACAGAGCCGCGTGCTGGATTACGGCGAGACGCCGGGCGGGCTCGGCGGCTATGTGGCGCGCACCGACAAGGGCGCGGTGCGTGCCGACATACTGGTACTCGCCTGCAACGCGTATATCGACCGCCTCGACCGGCAACTGGCGAGGCGCATGTTGCCGGTCGGTACCTACCAGGTGGCCACGGCGCCGTTGCAAGCGGATCTGGCCCGTTCGCTGCTGCCGCGCAACAGTTGCGTGATCGACAACCAGTTCGTTCCCGATTACTTTCGCCTCAGTCCTGACAACCGTCTGCTATTCGGTGGCGGCTGCACGTACGCGGGCGGCATTCCCAAGGATATTGCCGCGGCCACCCGGCCTTACCTCGAACGGGCGTTCCCGCAATTGCGTGGGGTGGAGCTGGAGTTTGCCTGGGGCGGACATATCGATATCAGCATGAAACGCACACCCGATATCGGCCGGCAAGGCGAGCGCTACTGGTTGCAAGGCTATTCGGGGCACGGCGTGCTTCCCACGCTCGCCGCGGCACGGGCCGTTGCCGACGCGATCCTCGGCGACGACAATCTGCTGGATCTGTATCGGTCCATCGACAATCCGCCGTTTCCCGGCGGCGCGTTGCTGGCGGCGCCGCTGGAGGTCATGGGTAAGACCTGGTACCGTCTGCGCGACAGAATCTGA
- a CDS encoding glutamine synthetase family protein, with product MTSPSADLLSEVRAFRAAYPEVRYVDLICLDIPGHFYGKRYPVEMLEKVAGGSLLKLPQNCILLGVQGGLYPIGDYCFNDGDPDAVRRLIAGTLKPVRWESQLLGQMLISSDGTHAPIVFEPREVLARVLKRFERRGIRPVVAFELEFYLFDARLADGLPQFPRDPFCDDRDDQPNMHIERLSRFSGVLDEMVEVTREQGVDATVITAELGPGQFEINFAHNDDGLRAADWAALFCRSTRGVAMKHGYRASFMSKPYLQAPGSGMHVHVSLYDEAGNNLLAADGQRPLRHAVAGCLALLPHCMPVFAANHNAFRRYGWKANAASRGSWGFEDRDACIRIPESDDRNLRIEHRVAGADANPYLVLAAILTSMEHGLDAGREPIAPLNEDRASGIDFPKDMLTAVAAMQDHPVVRAGMGEEFVMVYCENKRQDHLDFMNDVNAREYRWFL from the coding sequence ATGACGTCCCCCAGCGCTGATCTGCTTAGCGAAGTGAGAGCCTTCCGCGCGGCCTATCCCGAGGTGCGCTACGTCGACCTCATTTGCCTGGATATCCCCGGGCACTTTTACGGCAAGCGGTACCCCGTGGAGATGCTCGAGAAGGTCGCGGGAGGCAGTCTGCTGAAATTGCCGCAGAACTGCATTCTGCTGGGTGTGCAGGGCGGCCTGTACCCGATTGGCGACTATTGCTTCAACGACGGCGACCCGGATGCGGTGCGCCGCCTGATTGCCGGCACCCTCAAACCCGTGCGATGGGAAAGTCAGTTGTTGGGGCAGATGTTGATCAGCTCGGACGGCACTCACGCGCCCATCGTGTTCGAACCGCGCGAGGTTCTTGCGCGCGTGCTGAAACGCTTCGAGCGGCGTGGCATTCGCCCGGTCGTGGCCTTCGAACTGGAGTTTTACCTGTTCGACGCCCGGCTCGCCGACGGTCTGCCGCAGTTCCCGCGCGATCCCTTCTGTGACGACAGGGACGACCAGCCGAACATGCATATCGAGCGGCTGTCGCGCTTTTCCGGGGTGCTCGATGAAATGGTCGAAGTCACACGCGAGCAGGGCGTGGACGCTACTGTAATCACGGCTGAACTGGGACCGGGGCAGTTCGAGATCAACTTTGCCCACAACGACGATGGCCTGCGCGCCGCGGACTGGGCCGCCCTGTTCTGCCGCAGCACGCGCGGCGTGGCGATGAAACACGGCTACCGCGCCAGTTTCATGAGCAAGCCTTATTTGCAGGCGCCAGGCAGCGGCATGCACGTGCACGTGAGTCTCTACGATGAGGCCGGCAACAACCTGCTGGCGGCGGACGGCCAGCGCCCGTTACGCCACGCTGTGGCCGGGTGCCTCGCGCTGTTGCCGCATTGCATGCCGGTCTTTGCCGCCAATCACAACGCGTTTCGCCGCTATGGCTGGAAGGCGAATGCCGCGAGCCGGGGCAGTTGGGGTTTTGAAGACCGCGACGCCTGTATTCGCATTCCCGAATCGGACGATCGCAACCTGCGCATCGAACATCGTGTGGCGGGCGCCGATGCGAACCCGTACCTTGTGCTGGCCGCGATACTCACCAGCATGGAGCACGGACTGGACGCCGGGCGCGAGCCCATCGCGCCGCTCAATGAAGACCGCGCGAGCGGGATCGACTTCCCGAAGGACATGCTCACGGCGGTCGCCGCGATGCAGGATCATCCGGTGGTGCGCGCGGGAATGGGCGAAGAGTTCGTCATGGTCTACTGCGAGAACAAACGACAGGATCACCTGGATTTTATGAACGACGTGAACGCGCGGGAATACCGCTGGTTTCTTTGA
- a CDS encoding 2Fe-2S iron-sulfur cluster-binding protein, whose translation MSDSTRPPLVRVEPLGQSFEAPDSLTILEAAGFANLRLPRSCRNGTCRTCICKMTAGRVRYTIEWPGLSREEKAEGYVLPCVAIAETDVVLEVPDAVELQARGE comes from the coding sequence ATGTCCGACTCCACCCGCCCGCCTCTCGTTCGCGTCGAGCCGCTCGGCCAAAGCTTCGAAGCGCCCGATTCGCTCACGATCCTCGAAGCCGCCGGCTTTGCGAATCTCCGCCTGCCGCGCTCGTGCCGTAATGGCACGTGCCGCACCTGCATTTGCAAAATGACGGCAGGACGCGTGCGCTACACGATCGAGTGGCCCGGCCTCAGCCGGGAAGAAAAAGCAGAAGGCTACGTCCTGCCGTGCGTGGCGATTGCGGAAACCGACGTGGTGCTCGAAGTGCCGGATGCGGTCGAGTTACAGGCGCGCGGCGAATAA
- a CDS encoding helix-turn-helix transcriptional regulator — MRKTTVSPVKDLLLERYASIADGIAALFYPCAEVVIHDLRDQTIAYLVNNLSKLEIGGPSVLDEVHYAARGRTIGPYEKLNWDGRRMRCVSNILFDDDGKPAGMLCVNFNIAVFEDVRSTLDLFIKGGNLTAAPAEELFRDDWQDRINTFLHTWLRERQIGINALTREHKREIVEALHAQGAFRGRSSANYVAAVLTMGRATVYKILKQMKEGG, encoded by the coding sequence ATGCGCAAGACAACCGTCTCTCCTGTGAAAGATCTGCTGCTGGAGCGCTACGCATCCATCGCGGACGGTATCGCGGCGCTGTTCTACCCGTGTGCCGAAGTCGTGATTCACGACCTGCGCGATCAGACTATCGCGTATCTCGTGAACAACCTGTCGAAGCTCGAAATCGGCGGCCCGTCGGTACTCGATGAAGTCCACTATGCGGCACGGGGCCGGACGATCGGGCCGTACGAGAAGCTGAATTGGGACGGCCGGCGTATGCGCTGCGTCAGCAATATCCTGTTCGACGACGACGGCAAGCCGGCCGGCATGCTGTGCGTCAACTTCAACATCGCGGTGTTCGAAGATGTGCGCTCCACGCTCGATCTGTTCATCAAAGGCGGCAATCTGACAGCCGCGCCCGCGGAGGAACTGTTTCGCGACGACTGGCAGGACCGCATCAACACGTTCCTGCACACCTGGCTGCGCGAGCGGCAAATCGGCATCAATGCGCTCACGCGCGAACACAAGCGGGAAATCGTCGAGGCGCTGCACGCGCAGGGCGCGTTTCGCGGCCGCAGTTCCGCGAACTATGTGGCCGCCGTGCTGACGATGGGACGCGCCACCGTCTATAAGATTCTGAAGCAGATGAAAGAGGGCGGCTGA
- a CDS encoding helix-turn-helix domain-containing protein, giving the protein MNKQEEIEGLAILIRDLRKHKKVTLGALAEKIGRSVGFLSQIERGLSRPTVGDLTAIGEALGVPTTYFYNLSKPRALPWVTRPDERRTLYYAEGVTDVLVSPNMSAAFSMLESHLAPGASSGDKPLNDSDEQGGFVLEGELTIWLDDEAQPVTLGPNDGFQVPAHARFRYANLSDQPTRVLWVFT; this is encoded by the coding sequence ATGAACAAGCAGGAAGAAATCGAAGGTCTCGCGATACTCATTCGCGACCTGCGCAAGCATAAGAAAGTGACGTTGGGCGCATTGGCGGAAAAGATCGGCCGCTCAGTGGGTTTCCTCTCGCAAATCGAGCGTGGTCTCTCGCGTCCGACCGTTGGCGATTTGACCGCCATCGGTGAAGCGCTTGGCGTACCTACCACGTATTTCTATAACCTGAGCAAGCCGCGAGCGCTGCCTTGGGTGACCCGGCCCGATGAACGCCGCACCCTCTATTACGCCGAGGGCGTGACCGACGTGCTGGTGTCGCCGAACATGTCGGCGGCCTTTTCGATGCTGGAAAGCCACCTGGCGCCCGGCGCCAGCAGCGGCGATAAACCTTTGAACGACAGCGACGAGCAAGGTGGCTTCGTCCTCGAGGGCGAGTTGACCATCTGGCTGGACGACGAGGCGCAGCCCGTGACCCTGGGTCCTAACGACGGCTTCCAGGTGCCGGCGCACGCCCGGTTCCGCTACGCCAACCTCTCCGATCAACCGACACGGGTGCTTTGGGTGTTCACCTAG
- a CDS encoding DUF1653 domain-containing protein, producing MVRYRHYKGGIYELICEATLESDPTVTMIVYKASNGTIWTRPASVFFELVEIDGAKVPRFAPIN from the coding sequence ATGGTGCGTTATCGACACTACAAAGGCGGTATTTACGAACTGATTTGCGAGGCCACGCTGGAGTCCGACCCAACGGTCACGATGATCGTGTACAAAGCCAGCAATGGTACGATCTGGACGCGTCCGGCTTCGGTATTTTTCGAGCTGGTCGAAATCGACGGCGCCAAGGTGCCGCGTTTCGCGCCGATCAACTAG
- a CDS encoding cytochrome b yields the protein MSYHRASDRYTTPAIFFHWAIFLLVALAYLAIEIRGPKGSDSRAFWSSVHFWAGTLVLGLAVLRLLWRLWAGAPAELTGNRLLAFLARAAHLALYAFIFAQPLLGILMINAGGHPVTLAWINVNYTLIGADPVARPLLKTAHVWLGNAFYWVIGLHALAAIAHHVVFKDQTLRRMV from the coding sequence ATGTCCTACCACCGCGCCTCGGACCGTTATACGACGCCCGCGATCTTCTTTCATTGGGCGATTTTTCTGCTGGTCGCGCTCGCCTATCTGGCAATCGAAATTCGTGGGCCAAAAGGGTCGGACAGCCGGGCTTTCTGGAGCAGCGTGCACTTCTGGGCCGGCACCCTGGTGCTGGGGTTAGCGGTTCTGCGCCTGCTGTGGCGGCTTTGGGCCGGCGCACCCGCGGAACTCACCGGCAACCGGCTGCTCGCGTTTCTGGCGCGCGCCGCGCATCTCGCCCTATATGCTTTTATCTTCGCGCAGCCGCTGCTCGGCATCCTGATGATCAATGCCGGTGGGCATCCGGTCACGCTCGCCTGGATCAACGTCAACTACACGCTGATCGGCGCGGATCCGGTTGCGCGGCCATTGCTCAAGACCGCGCATGTGTGGCTCGGCAACGCGTTTTATTGGGTGATCGGATTACACGCGCTGGCGGCGATTGCACACCATGTCGTGTTCAAGGACCAGACGCTGCGGCGAATGGTTTAA
- a CDS encoding GntR family transcriptional regulator — protein MAPRSRSASSAAAETPPHTVIEDDPVTIEERIYASITAALLQGRLRPGAQLVERDLAAAFGCTRGALRKVLARLGFEGKLVLEANRGAFVPSPSEEDIRQVYRARQIVEAGIVAALSGSLSAAHKRRLRAHVRGEEKASRAGAVEESVRLAGQFHVLLTELAGGTELLGLVGQLVAKTELYKALFDPSKGSTCSADEHMQIIEALDAGDLHAALAAMREHLSELEERVVEQVRRSAAGEDLVAVFGA, from the coding sequence ATGGCCCCACGTTCCCGAAGTGCCTCGTCTGCCGCTGCAGAAACGCCTCCTCACACCGTGATCGAAGACGATCCGGTCACGATCGAAGAGCGCATTTACGCGTCGATTACGGCGGCGCTATTGCAAGGCCGTTTGCGGCCGGGTGCGCAACTGGTCGAGCGCGATCTCGCTGCCGCGTTTGGTTGCACGCGTGGCGCGTTGCGCAAGGTGCTCGCGCGGCTGGGTTTCGAGGGCAAGCTGGTGCTCGAGGCGAATCGCGGCGCGTTTGTGCCGTCGCCGTCGGAAGAAGATATTCGGCAGGTGTATCGCGCCCGGCAGATCGTCGAGGCCGGCATAGTTGCGGCTTTATCCGGGAGTTTGAGTGCGGCTCACAAGCGCCGCCTGCGCGCGCATGTGCGTGGCGAGGAGAAGGCGTCACGAGCGGGCGCGGTCGAGGAATCCGTGCGGCTCGCGGGCCAGTTTCATGTGTTGCTGACCGAACTCGCGGGCGGTACGGAATTGCTTGGTCTCGTCGGGCAACTCGTCGCGAAGACCGAGCTATACAAGGCGTTGTTCGATCCGTCGAAGGGTTCGACCTGCTCGGCGGACGAGCATATGCAGATTATCGAAGCGCTCGATGCGGGAGACCTGCATGCGGCACTCGCGGCGATGCGCGAGCATCTGTCGGAACTGGAAGAGCGGGTGGTCGAGCAGGTGCGCAGGAGCGCCGCCGGAGAGGATCTCGTTGCGGTGTTCGGGGCGTAG